Genomic window (Propionibacteriaceae bacterium ZF39):
GCTGTGGCTGCAACACGCGTCCTATACCGCCGGCTATCTCCACCTCGACTGGGGCGCTGTCCGAGCCGTGGTCGAACGGAAGGCATCCCTGTTGCCGATCGGCATCACGCGCGTGGAGGGTGATTTCTCGACCGGCGAGCCGGTCAGCCTGGTGGCTCCTGACGGGTCCGTGGCCGCGCGGGGTCTGGTCAACTTCGATGCCGACGACCTGCGCCGGGTCATCGGCCACTCGATCGCCGAAGCCGGAGAAGAATTCGGACCCGACTGGGAGCGCGTCGCCGTGCACCGCGACGTGATGGTGGTCCTGTCGCGACCCCGCAGCGCCCGGCCGGTCAAGGACTCCGCGGTGGCCGGGCAGCGCTAGCCGCACCCGATCAGCCGGTCGAGCCGATCAGCGAGCGGACCGCCCGCAACGCGACGGACAACCGTGCGAGATCGGGATCGTGGTCGAGCACCGACGCGACGGTGCTCCGGGTCTCCGCCACGGCGGAGCGAGCCGTGCACCAGACCTTGAGCACCTCCCTGGCGTCGTCGGTGTCCGGGACGGTGGCGAGAGCCTGCACGGTGAGGTCGGTATGGGCCTGCTGCAGGTCGTCGCGCAGGGCGCTGCGAGCCATCGAGTCCCACTGGTCCTGCCGGGGCAGGGCGGCAATCTGCTTCTGCAGGGTGTCGAGTCCCAGCTGCTCGGACAGCTGCATGGCCACCCGTGCGACCACGGAGACGCTGCGGCCCGTCTGTCCGGCTGTCAGGACGATCGGCAGGGCCTGGGGCAGCGCCGGCGTACCTGCAACGACGCGTGCGAGTTCCTCGGGGACGCCCGCGGCGGTGTATTCGGCGAATCGTTCCCGGATGTTCTGCGCGGCCCGGCGACCGAGCCATTCGGCCAGGTTGGACTTGATCTCGTCGACCCCGGCGAGGAATTCGTCGATGGTCGCCTGCACCTGGATGGGGTTCGCGCGGTGGCGGAGCAACCAACGCGTGCTGCGTTCGGTCAGCACCCGCAGGTCGAGTCGCATCTTCGTCTGGCAGGTGGCGTCGATCCGGTTGTCGAGCTCAGCGGATTCCCGCTCGTGCTGCCCGATTCGGAAGATCGACCGGGACGCCAGCTGGGCCCGGATCACATCGGGAATGCCGGCACCGGTTTCCCCCGACAGCCGGAAGGCCGCCGTGGTGCCGGCCGCGTTGACGAACCGGTTCACCGCCACCGTCGTGATGATCTCGCGATGCAGGCGGTGTTCCTTCATGTTGTCGGCGAAGCGCTCGCGCAGCGGAGCGGGGAAATACTGCAGCAGCCGGTCGGCCAGATAGGGGTCGTCGGGCAGATCGGAGGCGAGCACCTCGCGTTCGAGCCAGATCTTGGTGTACGACAGCAGCGTCGCCAGCTCGGGGGCCACGAGGCCCTTCCCGGCTTCGATCCGCTCCATCATCTCGGCGGTGCTCGGGAGCTCTTCCAGCACACGGTCGAGCAGGCCGATGTCGCTCAGCTGATGGAGCCAGCGCTCGTGATCCCCGGCCTTGCCGCTGGCATGCTCGAGCGCGTTGGCGATGGCGAGGTTCTGGTCGTAGTTGTGGGCCAGCACGTGGTCGGCGACGTCGGCCGTCATGGATTCCAGCAGCGCATTGCGCTCGGCGAGTTCCATGCGCCCGGATTGCACCTCGGGAGCGAGCAGGATCTTGATGTTGACCTCGTGATCCGAGGTGTCCACCCCCGCCGAGTTGTCGATGAAGTCGGTGTTGATCCGGCCGCCGGCTTCGGCGTACTCGATCCGGCCGAGCTGCGTGAAGCCGAGGTTGCCGCCCTCGCCCACGACCTTGCAGCGCAGTTCCCGCCCGGTGGCCCGGACCGCGTCGTTCGCCTTGTCGCCGACGTGCGCATCGGTTTCGTCGGATCCGCGCACATAGGTGCCGATGCCGCCGTTCCACAACAGGTCGACGGGTGCGCGCAGGATGGCCGCGACCAGGTCGTTGGGGGTCAGTGCGGTGACATCGCCGCCCAGTCCGAGCACCCCGCGTACCTCATCGCTGATCGGGACCGACTTGGCCTTGCGGTCATAGACGCCGCCGCCTGCGGAGATCAGGTCGGAGTTGTAGCCGCCCCAGCCCTCGACGGCGTCGAACAGTCGCTTGCGTTCCTGCCACGAGGTCTCGGGGTCGGGATCGGGGTCGAGGAAGACATGGAGGTGGTTGAAGGCCGCCACCAGCTTGATGTGGTGGCTCAGCAACATCCCGTTGCCGAACACGTCACCGCTCATGTCGCCGATGCCGACGCAGGTGAAATCCTCCGCCTGGGTGTCGACACCGAGCTCGCGGAAGTGGCGGCGGACGGAGACCCAGGCACCGCGGGCCGTGATGCCCATGGCCTTGTGGTCATAACCGGCCGAGCCGCCCGAGGCGAAGGCGTCGCCGAGCCAGAATCCCCGCCGGACCGCGATCTCGTTGGCGGTGTCGGAGAACGTGGCGGTGCCCTTGTCGGCCGCGACGACGAGATAGGGGTCGTCGTCGTCATAACGCAGGACGCGGGTCGGCGGGTCGATCTCGCCTTCGATGATGTTGTCGGTCACATCGAGCATCGAGTTGATGAAGACGCGGTAGCACTCCCGGCCCGCCTCGACCCAGGCGCGACGGTCGAGCCCGGGATCCGGCAGCGACTTGGGGCAGAAGCCCCCCTTCGCTCCGACCGGAACGATCACGGTGTTCTTCACCATCTGCGCCTTGACGAGGCCCAGCACCTCGGTGCGGAAATCATCGCGGCGATCCGACCAGCGCAACCCACCGCGGGCGACATCGCCGAACCGCAGGTGGACGCCCTCGACCGTGGGGGAGCAGACAAAAATCTCGTACGCCGGCCTGGGCTCGGGCAGGTTCGCCATTTCGCGCGGCAGCAGCTTCATGGCCAGAGCCTGCGCATCGGCCCGGAAGGCATTGGTGCGCACGGCGGCCTTGATCACGCCCAGAAAGGCGCGGAAGATCCGGTCGTGGTCGAGGCTGGCCACTTCGCTGAGGGCCGACTCGATGCCGACGGCGTGCTCGGTCAGGATGTCGAGCCGCTCCTCGGCAGTCGCGCCCTGCTGGGCGTCCGGATGGAACTTGTCCCGGAACATCCGCACCAGCCGACCGGTGACCTCGACCTCTTCGAGGAGGGCGGTCGCGATCGAGTCCTGCGACCAGCTCGCACCCGTCTGGTGAAGGTAGCGCGAGATCATGCGCAGCCAGGAGACCTCGGGCCAGGCCAGCCCCGCTGCGGTCACGAGCCCGTTGAGCCGGTCCGACTCCGTCCGCCCGACATAGCCCGCGCGGAAGGCCTCGATGAAGCGCACCCGGGCCGCCGGGGTCCAGTCGGGCAACCGGTCGCGACCGCCACGGATCTGGAGGCCGAAGTCATAGATCAGGCCCAGACCGATCCCGGGCAGGTCGAGCTCGAAGGGTCGTTCGTCGATCACCTTGACGCCGAGGAGGGACAGGTGGGGGAGCACGTCCGACAGCGCCATGGCCTTGTTGCGCCGGAACACCTTCAGCCGTAGGTGGGCCAGATCACCCGGGTCATTGGGGACGAACAGGATCATGCCCATGTCGTCGTCGCCCTCGAGGGCGAGCAGCTCGACGAGGTCGAGTGCGGCATGCCTGGGCTCGAACGCCTCTTTGTAGCCCTCCGGCAGGCCTCCGGTGTAGCGCGCGAGCCGGGCCACATCCGGGTCAGCGGCGACCAAGCCATCGAACCGGTCGTCCCAGCTGCGCGTGGCCGCGAGGAGTTCGGCCTCCAGCGCTGCGGCATCGACCTTGGCGGGCCGTGCCCCGCTGCGCAGCCGGACCACGAAATGCAGGCGCGCGAGCACCGACTCGTCGGCGCGGGCCGAGAACGTCAGCGATTCGCCGCCCAGGCGCTCGAGGAGGATGCGTTCCATGGCGGTGCGGACCGAGGTGATGTAGCGATCCCGCGGCAGATAGACGAAACAGGAGACCGTCCGGCCATAGAAGTCGGGTCGCAGGAACAGGCGTACCTGACGCCGCTCCCGGAGCCGTGACATCTGTTCGATCAGCGGGGCGAGGTCTTCACTCCGAGTGGCGAAGAGCTCATCGCGGGGGAACGCCTCGAGGGTGGCCCTGATGGCGTTCGCGCCGTGGGAGCCCTCGGCGTAGCCGGACTGGTCGAGCACCACCTTGGCCTTTTCTTTCAACCCGGGGATGCTGTGCACCGAATCGGTGTAGGCCGTCAGCCCGAACAGGCCCAGGAATCGGCGTTCCCCGATGACCTCGCCGGCAGCGTCGAACAGCCGGACACCGATGTAGTCGAGGATCGCCGGGCGATGGATGCGCGACCGGGCGCTGTCCTTCGTGACCAGCACCAGGGAGGGATGCTTGTCGGTCGGCGGCAGGGCGTGGAACGTGTTGTCGGTGTCCTCGCCCGCGCGGAGGATGCCGAGCCCGGTTCCGCCGACCCGTTCGAGCCGGGCACCATCGCTGCCGGTGCGCAGCCGGTATTCGCAGTAGCCCAGAAACGTGAAGTGATCATCGGCGAGCCAGTTGAGCAGTTCCATCGAGCTGCGGACCTGGCTGAACGTGTAGGGGACCGGCTGTTCCTGCAGCATGTGGACGGTGTCGGAGAGTCGATCGCGCATCGCGGACCAGTCCGCCACGACGACATCGACCAGGTGCAACACATCGCGGAGCCCCGCCTCCAGTTCGGCGTACGCCTCCTCGCCCGTGCCGGTCGGGGGCTGGGCCTCGATCTGGATCCAGGACTCCTCATAGGCATCGCGCTCCCCGGCGCGGTCGCTGTGGACCACCTCCAACAACTCGCCCTCGTCATCGCGACGGACCACGAACTGGGGGTGGGTGACCTCACGCAGGGCCCAGTCCTGGCGCAGGAGTTCCATCGACACGGTGTCGACGAGGAACGGAAGATCGTCGGTGACGATCTGGATG
Coding sequences:
- a CDS encoding NAD-glutamate dehydrogenase; its protein translation is MTSTQSSSQVDGRAIKEERLTEVLANAAEVASAWGASEDQAREFLEHYFLHVDDRDLADRPTANLLGGVAAHLELARHRRPGTPNVRVWWPSAADDGWTEGSGVIQIVTDDLPFLVDTVSMELLRQDWALREVTHPQFVVRRDDEGELLEVVHSDRAGERDAYEESWIQIEAQPPTGTGEEAYAELEAGLRDVLHLVDVVVADWSAMRDRLSDTVHMLQEQPVPYTFSQVRSSMELLNWLADDHFTFLGYCEYRLRTGSDGARLERVGGTGLGILRAGEDTDNTFHALPPTDKHPSLVLVTKDSARSRIHRPAILDYIGVRLFDAAGEVIGERRFLGLFGLTAYTDSVHSIPGLKEKAKVVLDQSGYAEGSHGANAIRATLEAFPRDELFATRSEDLAPLIEQMSRLRERRQVRLFLRPDFYGRTVSCFVYLPRDRYITSVRTAMERILLERLGGESLTFSARADESVLARLHFVVRLRSGARPAKVDAAALEAELLAATRSWDDRFDGLVAADPDVARLARYTGGLPEGYKEAFEPRHAALDLVELLALEGDDDMGMILFVPNDPGDLAHLRLKVFRRNKAMALSDVLPHLSLLGVKVIDERPFELDLPGIGLGLIYDFGLQIRGGRDRLPDWTPAARVRFIEAFRAGYVGRTESDRLNGLVTAAGLAWPEVSWLRMISRYLHQTGASWSQDSIATALLEEVEVTGRLVRMFRDKFHPDAQQGATAEERLDILTEHAVGIESALSEVASLDHDRIFRAFLGVIKAAVRTNAFRADAQALAMKLLPREMANLPEPRPAYEIFVCSPTVEGVHLRFGDVARGGLRWSDRRDDFRTEVLGLVKAQMVKNTVIVPVGAKGGFCPKSLPDPGLDRRAWVEAGRECYRVFINSMLDVTDNIIEGEIDPPTRVLRYDDDDPYLVVAADKGTATFSDTANEIAVRRGFWLGDAFASGGSAGYDHKAMGITARGAWVSVRRHFRELGVDTQAEDFTCVGIGDMSGDVFGNGMLLSHHIKLVAAFNHLHVFLDPDPDPETSWQERKRLFDAVEGWGGYNSDLISAGGGVYDRKAKSVPISDEVRGVLGLGGDVTALTPNDLVAAILRAPVDLLWNGGIGTYVRGSDETDAHVGDKANDAVRATGRELRCKVVGEGGNLGFTQLGRIEYAEAGGRINTDFIDNSAGVDTSDHEVNIKILLAPEVQSGRMELAERNALLESMTADVADHVLAHNYDQNLAIANALEHASGKAGDHERWLHQLSDIGLLDRVLEELPSTAEMMERIEAGKGLVAPELATLLSYTKIWLEREVLASDLPDDPYLADRLLQYFPAPLRERFADNMKEHRLHREIITTVAVNRFVNAAGTTAAFRLSGETGAGIPDVIRAQLASRSIFRIGQHERESAELDNRIDATCQTKMRLDLRVLTERSTRWLLRHRANPIQVQATIDEFLAGVDEIKSNLAEWLGRRAAQNIRERFAEYTAAGVPEELARVVAGTPALPQALPIVLTAGQTGRSVSVVARVAMQLSEQLGLDTLQKQIAALPRQDQWDSMARSALRDDLQQAHTDLTVQALATVPDTDDAREVLKVWCTARSAVAETRSTVASVLDHDPDLARLSVALRAVRSLIGSTG